The following nucleotide sequence is from Gymnodinialimonas phycosphaerae.
TGGACATCCTCGCGCAGTGAGGCGTTCATCACCGACGCCCATGGCCGCGATCACGTCACCAAGATCGAGCTGGCGCTGGATGCGGACAACAACTTCACCGGCATTCGCACCGATACCTACGCCAACATGGGCGCGTATCTGTCGACCTTTGCGCCGTCCATCCCCACGTGGCTGCACGGCACGCTGATGGCGGGCAACTACAAGACGCCCAACATCTACGTGAACGTGAAGGCCGTTTTCACCAACACGGTGCCCGTCGACGCCTATCGCGGCGCAGGACGCCCGGAGGCGACGTACCAGCTGGAGCGGGTGATCGACAAGGCGGCGCGGGAATTGGGCGTCGACCCGATCGAGCTGCGCCGTCAGAACTTCATCACCGAGTTCCCCTACGCCACCCCGGTGGCGGTGGAATATGACACCGGCGATTATGAAGGCACGATGACCAAGCTCTTGGAGATGATCGACCGTGACGGCTTTGAAGCCCGGCGCGCGGAATCCGCCAAGAACGGCAAGCTGCGCGGGCTTGGCGTGAACTGCTATATCGAGGCCTGCGGGATCGCGCCGTCGGCCTTGGTGGGGCAGTTGGGCGCGCGGGCTGGTTTGTACGAGAGCGCCACCGTGCGTGTGAACGCCACGGGCGGTCTGGTCGTAATGACCGGGTCGCACAGCCACGGGCAGGGGCATGAGACGTCCTTTGCTCAGGTCGTGGCCGACATGATCGGTATTCCCGAGGACCAGGTGGAAATCGTCCACGGGGACACGGCGAATACGCCGATGGGTATGGGCACTTATGGATCCCGCTCCATTGCCGTCGGCGGCTCGGCCATGGTGCGCGCGACAGAGAAGATCATCGCCAAGGCCAAGAAGATCGCGGCTCACCTGCTGGAAGCCGGTGAAGGCGATATCGAGTTGAAGGACGGCGCATTCAGCGTCGCGGGCACCGATAAATCAGTCGCTTGGGGCGATGTGACGCTGGCCGCTTACGTGCCGCACAACTACCCGCTGGAAGAGATCGAGCCCGGCCTGGAAGAGACCGCATTCTACGACCCCAACAACTTCACCTACCCCTCGGGCGCTTATGCCTGCGAAGTTGAAGTGGACCCCGATACCGGCAAAGTCACCGTATGTTCCTTCGCGGCGGCGGATGATTTCGGCAACGTAATCAACCCGATGATCGTGGAAGGTCAGGTCCATGGCGGGATTGCGCAAGGGATCGGTCAAGCGCTGTTGGAGAACGTCAGCTACGACGAAAACGGCCAGCTTTTGTCAGCAAGCTACATGGATTACACCATGCCACGCGCCGATGATGTGCCGATGTTCCAGGTGGATCACTCCAGCCAGACGCCGTGCACGCATAACCCATTGGGCGTGAAGGGCTGTGGCGAGGCGGGTGCGATCGGATCGCCGCCCTCCATCGTGAACGCGGTCGTGGACGCGCTGCAACGGGCCGGCCACACCAAAGTCACCCATATCGATATGCCGCTGACGCCCTCGCGCGTATGGGCGGCGATGCAGGGGTGAGCAATACGGTCGGCGCCGGGGGGCCAGCCCCCCGGACCCCCCGGGATATTTAGAGAACAGGGAAGGGGCGACCCTTCACGGAGGTCAACATGTACAACTTCGAATTCACCAAACCCACAACCATCGCAGATGCGGTATCGGCGCTCGCGCAGGAGGAGGCGCAAGCGCTGGGTGGGGGGCAGACGCTGCTCCCCACCATGAAACAACGGCTGGCACAGATGGACGTTCTGGTCAGCCTTAACGGCATCTCCGATATGGTCGGGATCTGTGGCGACGACGATGGCCGTGTCTGTATCGGCGGCGCGACGACGCACGCGGCGGTGGCCGCGGACGGGCGCTATCCGGGGCTGGCCTCGCTGGCGGGGCGCATTGGCGATCCGGCGGTGCGCAATCGTGGGACCATCGGCGGCTCTCTGGCCAATAACGACCCATCGGCCTGCTACCCTGCGGCGGCGCTTGCGTCGAATGCGACCATCGTG
It contains:
- a CDS encoding xanthine dehydrogenase family protein molybdopterin-binding subunit; this encodes MPKDHGIGASSKRREDVRFLTGQGRYTDDINLHGQAYVYFLRSDVAHGRLNNVDTSAAAAMPGVVRIFTGADFEGVGGVPCGWQITDKHGEPMQEPAHPVLAQGKVRYVGDAIAAVVADSLEQARNAAEAIVLDIEELPAVVDMKEAVKDGATKVHDDLTSNLCYDWGFVEENKPAVDAAFEAAAHVTTLELVNNRLSPNPMEPRVAVGDYNQGTDDSTLYTTSQNPHVIRLLMGAFVLGIPEHKLRVVAPDVGGGFGSKIFHYVEEAFCTFAAKACRRPVKWTSSRSEAFITDAHGRDHVTKIELALDADNNFTGIRTDTYANMGAYLSTFAPSIPTWLHGTLMAGNYKTPNIYVNVKAVFTNTVPVDAYRGAGRPEATYQLERVIDKAARELGVDPIELRRQNFITEFPYATPVAVEYDTGDYEGTMTKLLEMIDRDGFEARRAESAKNGKLRGLGVNCYIEACGIAPSALVGQLGARAGLYESATVRVNATGGLVVMTGSHSHGQGHETSFAQVVADMIGIPEDQVEIVHGDTANTPMGMGTYGSRSIAVGGSAMVRATEKIIAKAKKIAAHLLEAGEGDIELKDGAFSVAGTDKSVAWGDVTLAAYVPHNYPLEEIEPGLEETAFYDPNNFTYPSGAYACEVEVDPDTGKVTVCSFAAADDFGNVINPMIVEGQVHGGIAQGIGQALLENVSYDENGQLLSASYMDYTMPRADDVPMFQVDHSSQTPCTHNPLGVKGCGEAGAIGSPPSIVNAVVDALQRAGHTKVTHIDMPLTPSRVWAAMQG